In Bacillus sp. DX3.1, the following proteins share a genomic window:
- the coaBC gene encoding bifunctional phosphopantothenoylcysteine decarboxylase/phosphopantothenate--cysteine ligase CoaBC, translating into MLKEKKILLCVTGGIAVFKAAALTSKLTQAGALVKVMMSESAMKFVTPLTFQALSRHDVYTDTFDEKDSAVIAHIDLADWADVVLVAPATANCIGKLANGIADDMITTTILATTAPVWIAPAMNVHMYENKIVQKNMVTLKTFGYTFIEPGEGFLACGYVAKGRLEEPEIIITRLQEVFAQNKPLKGKKLLVTAGPTREKIDPVRFMTNFSSGKMGYALAEVAAELGAEVILVSGPTALTPPANVTTVQVQSAQDMLEAVLHNYHAMDVVIKTAAVADYRPKFVYDEKMKKKSGDTVIELERTIDILKTLGEKKEHQLLIGFAAETTNVEEYATKKLREKNADMIVANDVKAVGAGFGTDTNIVTMYKKGGETIQLPLLTKREVAREILMQIEAMLEEDHA; encoded by the coding sequence ATGCTAAAAGAGAAAAAGATACTTCTATGTGTAACAGGAGGCATTGCTGTCTTTAAAGCAGCGGCTTTAACAAGTAAATTAACGCAAGCAGGAGCACTTGTAAAAGTAATGATGAGTGAGTCAGCGATGAAGTTTGTGACACCTCTTACGTTTCAAGCGCTTTCTCGCCACGATGTATATACAGATACATTTGATGAAAAAGATTCTGCAGTGATTGCACATATCGACTTAGCAGATTGGGCAGATGTGGTACTTGTTGCACCAGCAACAGCGAATTGTATTGGGAAACTTGCAAATGGCATTGCAGACGATATGATTACAACAACAATATTAGCTACTACAGCACCGGTCTGGATTGCACCTGCTATGAATGTGCATATGTATGAAAATAAAATTGTTCAAAAAAATATGGTAACGTTAAAAACGTTTGGATATACATTTATCGAACCTGGAGAAGGTTTTTTAGCTTGTGGATATGTTGCAAAAGGTCGCTTAGAAGAACCAGAAATAATTATCACTCGATTACAAGAGGTTTTTGCACAAAATAAGCCACTGAAAGGAAAAAAACTTTTAGTGACAGCAGGGCCAACGCGTGAAAAGATTGACCCCGTTCGTTTTATGACGAATTTTTCATCAGGAAAAATGGGATATGCTTTAGCAGAAGTTGCAGCAGAACTGGGAGCAGAAGTGATTCTTGTTTCAGGTCCAACAGCTTTAACACCGCCTGCGAATGTAACAACCGTACAAGTTCAGTCGGCGCAGGACATGCTAGAAGCTGTGCTACACAATTATCATGCTATGGATGTCGTGATTAAAACAGCTGCGGTAGCAGATTATCGTCCGAAGTTTGTCTATGATGAGAAGATGAAAAAGAAAAGCGGCGATACAGTTATTGAATTAGAAAGAACGATAGATATTTTGAAAACATTAGGTGAGAAAAAAGAACATCAACTGCTCATCGGTTTTGCGGCTGAAACAACAAATGTGGAAGAATACGCAACGAAAAAATTACGTGAGAAAAATGCTGATATGATTGTGGCCAATGATGTGAAGGCAGTTGGTGCGGGCTTTGGGACGGATACGAACATTGTAACAATGTATAAAAAAGGTGGAGAGACTATTCAATTACCGCTTTTAACAAAGCGAGAAGTAGCTCGTGAAATCTTAATGCAAATTGAAGCGATGCTAGAAGAGGACCACGCATGA